Below is a window of uncultured Sphaerochaeta sp. DNA.
CTGTACTCACGACAAGTCCTCTACATACACTTCGGCTTGGAACACTTCAAAACGACAAGCTATGTCTGTATAGGCATCGCTTTCAAGGCCAGCCTTCCTTGAAAGCTGACTGAGCATGGTCTGTAGATCCCATCCCTGCTCTGTTGCCACCTGAGGGAGGAAAACTGCACGATGGTATCCATGACTCAGCAGCACCCCATCCACTCCTAGTCGTATTTGTTTCCAACTATCAATGACTTGCATCTTGGAAAGCAGGGAGATTTCGAGCACTACCTGTTCTAGTTCCTCTTGCTTGAGAGGGTGAAAACGGGGGTCACTGAAAGCAGACTCCCTTGCCAGTTTGGGTACCTCCTGCCAGAGAGGGCCCCTTCCCCAAAGGTTGCCGATACAGCCACGTAGGGCCCCTTCCTTTGTATGAATCGTGACAAAACACCCTGCCTCATGGGAAAAAGGAGGTCTATCTTCCCTCTTCAGTCGATCATAGATCGGCGTATCAGAGTGGGTAAGTGTACTTGTTATGGCTTCCCTAGCCAGCATCAAGAGAGTCTGTTGGTCAACACGGTTCATTCCCTACCTCCAAAGAATCGTTGAATAGGCGACAAAATTCGCGTCATGAGACGAAGACACATCGCTTGATGTGTAATAGTCTGCTACCCACCCCTTGCATTGCATCCGCCCGGCGATGGATGAGACCAACAAGGCAGCGGCGTAGCCGCATACAGTTGATTGCTTTGCGGCACAGAAGGCAAGTGCTTCTGAAACCCTTCCCTCACTGAGTAGATGAGCCAAGCTTAAATCATCTTCCTTTACCCTTCCCTCTGCCCTGCTTCCGTAGGGGGTGTAGGCGAAGCGGGGCCCATAGTGGGTAAAGTCACTGCTTGCAATGATTACCGTTCTTCCCATCTCAAGGTCCTCTCTTCCAAGCTCCTGTATCAACTGACCAGCAAGCTTTTCAATTGCTTCTGCCTCACTGAAGCGGGATATCATGGCAAGTGCAACCTTCACAGGACTCTCTTGTGCTGCAATGTATGGCAGGACCATCTCCAGGGCATGTTCACTCTGTATTGCAGAGAACCACTCTCTCTGCGCACTCGCAAGATTGAAAGCCTGAACATCACCGAGGGGAGTCCTCATTCCGGACAGTGGTGCACTGACGATGGTATTGGGAGGGAGTGTTGCATAGTGGCTTGGGCTGATCACCAGGATACGCTCGATCGAACCAAGGCCTGCGGTGAAAAAAGGAGCTATCCCACTGCTTGAGTAGAACAACCCTGCGTGAGGTAGCACAGCGAACCTATAGGGGCCTCTCTGATAGGTTTTCCGCTTCTTGCTCTCGTCTAACGACTCTGTTACCAACAGTCGCAATAGTTCTGAATCCTTTGGATACCAGGAACCCGCATATTGAGCATCTCTGATCATATTCATCGTGGCACCTCGTATATAATGATAGTCCACTGTGAAAGAATTGCAAGGTTACATCCACAAGGAAAAGCAAAGAGGCAACGTACCCGGCCGCAGGGATGACCAAGTACGTTGCCAAACGTGGAGGTAAAAGAAACTAATTACAATCAGAGACAGAAACGGAAGAGATATATCGCCAATCCTTGGGAAATATTTTCGATTTCCCGAGTACTGCAATTTCTTCACGGAAAATAATATCTTCACTACTCTTGCCGACAAGAAGAGAGAAAGCACCGCTCTCAAGGACTCTTCTTGCATCGCTACCAACAAACGAGAGCATGTCCGCAGGCAGGGTAAAGGAGAGACGTTTCTGCTCTCCCGGCTGCAATGAAACACGGCTGAAAGCTTTCAACTCTTTCACAGGGCGAACAAT
It encodes the following:
- the amrA gene encoding AmmeMemoRadiSam system protein A; protein product: MNRVDQQTLLMLAREAITSTLTHSDTPIYDRLKREDRPPFSHEAGCFVTIHTKEGALRGCIGNLWGRGPLWQEVPKLARESAFSDPRFHPLKQEELEQVVLEISLLSKMQVIDSWKQIRLGVDGVLLSHGYHRAVFLPQVATEQGWDLQTMLSQLSRKAGLESDAYTDIACRFEVFQAEVYVEDLS
- the amrB gene encoding AmmeMemoRadiSam system protein B; its protein translation is MNMIRDAQYAGSWYPKDSELLRLLVTESLDESKKRKTYQRGPYRFAVLPHAGLFYSSSGIAPFFTAGLGSIERILVISPSHYATLPPNTIVSAPLSGMRTPLGDVQAFNLASAQREWFSAIQSEHALEMVLPYIAAQESPVKVALAMISRFSEAEAIEKLAGQLIQELGREDLEMGRTVIIASSDFTHYGPRFAYTPYGSRAEGRVKEDDLSLAHLLSEGRVSEALAFCAAKQSTVCGYAAALLVSSIAGRMQCKGWVADYYTSSDVSSSHDANFVAYSTILWR